A stretch of the Blastocatellia bacterium genome encodes the following:
- a CDS encoding RNA polymerase sigma factor, with amino-acid sequence MKKAAQEAILTTTDTKPSATQLTDESLVVSASNGDDEAFKHLFERHRFWVSRTVGKFFHRPERVEEIVQEVFTKLYFTLSYFSPQPGKTFTNWLASVAINFCYDELRKSRRRPEHSISEVTENEQTWLKEKLIDNKTASTEHQVIVRDLANKLLSQLSAEDRLVLTLLDVEELSVNEIAELTGWSVSKVKVRAHRARIELRGLLNKFL; translated from the coding sequence ATGAAAAAAGCCGCACAAGAGGCAATTCTTACAACTACAGATACAAAGCCAAGTGCTACACAACTAACAGATGAATCTTTAGTTGTCAGTGCTAGTAATGGTGATGATGAAGCTTTTAAGCATCTTTTTGAGCGTCATCGGTTTTGGGTTAGTAGAACTGTTGGCAAGTTTTTTCATCGTCCTGAAAGAGTAGAAGAAATAGTACAAGAGGTTTTTACCAAGCTGTACTTTACTTTAAGCTATTTTTCGCCTCAGCCAGGTAAAACTTTTACTAATTGGTTAGCTAGTGTGGCAATTAATTTTTGTTATGATGAGCTAAGAAAAAGCCGTCGTAGACCAGAACATTCTATAAGCGAAGTAACAGAAAATGAACAAACTTGGCTAAAAGAAAAATTGATTGATAACAAAACAGCTAGCACAGAGCATCAAGTTATTGTTCGAGACTTAGCCAATAAATTACTTTCACAACTTAGTGCAGAAGATCGTTTAGTGCTAACTTTACTTGATGTAGAAGAACTTTCAGTAAATGAAATTGCTGAACTAACAGGCTGGTCAGTTTCAAAAGTAAAAGTTCGCGCTCATCGTGCGCGAATAGAATTACGCGGACTATTAAATAAATTTCTCTAA
- a CDS encoding sigma-70 family RNA polymerase sigma factor, with the protein MSKLNNISLLLTEWKNGKKEALDEVIPLIYNDLHLLAKKYLSKELPNHSLQATVLVNEAYIRLLECQQIDWENRIHFLVVAAKLMRNILVDHARKYIAAKREGARYKLSLSAIDRLTSKDPDLDLLALDDALSALAIVDIQQSRIVELRYFSGLKIEEIAEVLNISTATVSREWKLAKLYLLHYLSKKES; encoded by the coding sequence ATGTCTAAGCTTAACAATATCAGCCTTTTGCTAACAGAATGGAAAAACGGTAAAAAAGAAGCATTAGATGAAGTAATACCATTAATTTATAATGATTTACATTTACTAGCAAAAAAATATTTATCCAAAGAACTCCCTAACCATAGCTTACAAGCCACTGTTTTAGTAAATGAAGCGTATATTAGACTTCTTGAATGTCAACAAATAGACTGGGAAAATAGAATACATTTTTTAGTAGTAGCAGCAAAGTTAATGCGTAATATTTTAGTTGATCATGCTAGAAAATACATTGCTGCTAAAAGAGAAGGAGCTAGATATAAACTTTCTCTTTCTGCTATTGATAGGTTAACTAGTAAAGATCCTGATCTAGACTTATTAGCTTTAGATGATGCCTTATCCGCTTTAGCTATTGTTGACATTCAACAAAGCCGTATTGTTGAATTAAGATATTTTAGTGGCTTAAAAATTGAAGAAATTGCAGAAGTTCTTAACATCTCTACGGCCACCGTAAGCCGTGAATGGAAACTTGCTAAACTCTACTTACTTCACTATTTAAGTAAAAAAGAGTCTTAA